One genomic segment of Ictalurus punctatus breed USDA103 chromosome 12, Coco_2.0, whole genome shotgun sequence includes these proteins:
- the p4hb gene encoding protein disulfide-isomerase, with amino-acid sequence MMMKSVVLLALVVAAAAQITEEEDVLVLTKSNFDEALAAHPNILVEFYAPWCGHCKALAPEYAKAAGILKGEGSDIRLAKVDATEETELAQEFGVRGYPTIKFFKGGEKTTPKEYTAGRQADDIVNWLKKKTGPAAAKLSEVTQAESLIADNEVAVIGFFKDVESDGAKAFIKAAEAIDDIPFGITSDDAVFSKFEVTKDGVVLFKKFDEGRNTFDGELSKENLLSFIKSNQLPLVIEFTEQTAPKIFGGDIKSHILLFVPKASKDFQEKLDHFKKAAEGFKGKILFIFIDSVVEDNQRILEFFGLKKEECPALRLITLEDEMTKYKPESSEITAENIITFCTAFTEGKLKPHLMSQDIPEDWDKNPVKILVGKNFEEVVFDASKNVFVEFYAPWCGHCKQLAPIWDQLGEKYKDHADIVVAKMDSTANEIETVKVHSFPTLKFFPAGDDRKIIDYSGERTLEGFTKFLESGGKDGGAPAGEDGEDEEVDDLDLEDTEDVDSDAEGHDEL; translated from the exons ATGCACCATGGTGCGGTCACTGCAAGGCTCTCGCCCCCGAATATGCCAAAGCAGCAGGAATTCTCAAAGGTGAGGGTTCGGACATCCGCCTGGCCAAAGTGGATGCCACAGAGGAGACGGAGCTGGCGCAGGAGTTCGGGGTGCGCGGTTACCCAACCATCAAATTCTTCAAGGGTGGAGAGAAGACCACTCCCAAAGAGTACACAG ctggtcGTCAGGCTGATGACATTGTGAACTGGTTAAAGAAGAAGACGGGACCAGCCGCCGCCAAGCTCAGCGAGGTCACGCAAGCAGAGTCACTCATTGCCGACAACGAGGTCGCAGTCATTGGCTTCTTCAAG gATGTGGAGTCTGATGGTGCCAAGGCCTTCATCAAAGCAGCCGAGGCCATCGATGACATTCCCTTCGGTATCACCTCTGACGATGCTGTGTTCTCAAAGTTCGAGGTCACGAAGGACGGTGTTGTGCTTTTTAAGAAg TTTGACGAAGGCCGTAACACGTTTGATGGTGAGCTCAGCAAAGAGAACCTCCTGAGCTTCATCAAGTCCAATCAGCTCCCACTGGTCATCGAGTTCACCGAGCAG ACGGCCCCCAAAATCTTCGGAGGAGATATCAAGTCCCACATTCTGCTGTTCGTGCCCAAAGCAAGCAAAGACTTCCAGGAGAAGCTGGATCATTTTAAGAAAGCAGCCGAGGGCTTCAAGGGCAAG atcctcttcatcttcatcgACAGCGTGGTGGAGGATAACCAGCGCATCCTGGAGTTCTTTGGCCTGAAGAAGGAAGAGTGCCCTGCCCTGCGCCTCATCACCCTGGAGGACGAGATGACCAAATACAAACCCGAGTCTTCAGAGATCACAGCCGAGAACATCATCACCTTCTGCACAGCGTTCACAGAGGGCAAGCTCAAG CCTCACCTTATGAGCCAGGACATTCCTGAGGACTGGGACAAGAACCCAGTCAAGATCCTGGTGGGCAAGAACTTTGAGGAAGTCGTCTTTGATGCTTCCAAGAATGTCTTTGTTGAATTCT ATGCTCCTTGGTGTGGTCACTGCAAACAGCTGGCTCCGATCTGGGATCAGCTGGGAGAGAAATACAAGGACCATGCAGACATTGTGGTGGCTAAGATGGACTCCACGGCCAACGAGATTGAGACTGTTAAAGTCCACAGCTTCCCCACGCTAAAGTTTTTCCCTGCAGGAGATGATCGCAAG ATCATTGATTACAGCGGCGAGAGAACGTTGGAGGGCTTTACAAAGTTCCTGGAGAGTGGAGGAAAGGATGGTGGAGCACCAGCAGGAGAAGACGGCGAAGATGAAGAGGTTGAT GATTTGGATCTTGAGGATACAGAGGACGTCGACTCAGACGCAGAGGGACACGATGAGTTATaa
- the ppp1r27b gene encoding protein phosphatase 1 regulatory subunit 27b: MKYYHCPVTQSVNYEGCNTKPGSPGACFPTRKSVKPVRNVHFPNDVVFQDYIRQGELERIGRFIRTRRVTLDTMYPSGMAAIHEAVLSGNLECVKLLVKYGADIMQRDEDSWTPLHMACSDGFPHIAKFLLSLGADPEAENECGEKPADLIDPDCKELVEMFGVGGD, translated from the exons ATGAAGTACTACCATTGCCCAGTGACCCAGAGCGTGAATTATGAAGGCTGCAACACCAAACCCGGGAGTCCAGGGGCCTGCTTTCCTACCCGCAAGTCGGTAAAACCAGTCCGGAACGTCCACTTCCCCAATGACGTGGTCTTCCAGGATTACATTCGTCAAGGAGAGTTGGAGAGGATCGGACGCTTTATTCGGACCAGGAGGGTGACCCTGGACACTATGTATCCATCTG GCATGGCAGCCATCCACGAGGCCGTGCTCTCAGGGAACCTGGAGTGTGTGAAGCTGCTGGTGAAATATGGCGCCGACATCATGCAGAGAGATGAGGACAGCTGGACGCCGCTCCACATGGCCTGCAGCGATGGATTTCCGCACATTGCCAA GTTCCTGCTCTCTCTCGGTGCCGACCCCGAGGCCGAGAACGAGTGTGGAGAAAAACCCGCTGACCTAATTGACCCAGACTGCAAAGAGCTGGTTGAGATGTTCGGTGTCGGAGGAGACTGA
- the LOC108272632 gene encoding mapk-regulated corepressor-interacting protein 1 isoform X1: MYCRFECHKNYKTSGLPDNKRRRRTERASEDERRAGLSMVQNYKQVSGVCSPSNTDEFLTLAHEENVRFIHYTWQCVMREMQSFQGTENSNKGPQKYVERTPNPSLSSFTPVDLNSVRRRNAQDSKKS, encoded by the exons atgtATTGTAGGTTCGAGTGCCATAAGAACTACAAGACGTCTGGTCTACCAGataataagagaagaagaagaaccgagagagcgagcgaggaCGAAAGGCGGG CAGGTTTAAGTATGGTGCAGAACTACAAGCAGGTGTCTGGAGTGTGTTCTCCATCCAACACTGACGAGTTCCTCACGCTAGCGCACGAGGAGAACGTCCGCTTCATCCACTACA ccTGGCAGTGTGTGATGAGGGAGATGCAGTCCTTTCAGGGAACTGAAAACAGCAACAAGGGACCTCAGAAGTACGTGGAGAGAACACCGAACCCCAGCCTGAGCT CCTTCACGCCGGTGGATTTGAACAGCGTGCGACGGAGGAACGCGCAAGACTCCAAAAAGTCTTAA
- the LOC108272632 gene encoding mapk-regulated corepressor-interacting protein 1 isoform X2, giving the protein MYCRFECHKNYKTSGLPDNKRRRRTERASEDERRGLSMVQNYKQVSGVCSPSNTDEFLTLAHEENVRFIHYTWQCVMREMQSFQGTENSNKGPQKYVERTPNPSLSSFTPVDLNSVRRRNAQDSKKS; this is encoded by the exons atgtATTGTAGGTTCGAGTGCCATAAGAACTACAAGACGTCTGGTCTACCAGataataagagaagaagaagaaccgagagagcgagcgaggaCGAAAGGCGGG GTTTAAGTATGGTGCAGAACTACAAGCAGGTGTCTGGAGTGTGTTCTCCATCCAACACTGACGAGTTCCTCACGCTAGCGCACGAGGAGAACGTCCGCTTCATCCACTACA ccTGGCAGTGTGTGATGAGGGAGATGCAGTCCTTTCAGGGAACTGAAAACAGCAACAAGGGACCTCAGAAGTACGTGGAGAGAACACCGAACCCCAGCCTGAGCT CCTTCACGCCGGTGGATTTGAACAGCGTGCGACGGAGGAACGCGCAAGACTCCAAAAAGTCTTAA
- the anapc11 gene encoding anaphase-promoting complex subunit 11, translated as MKVKIKQWHGVASWLWVANDENCGICRAPFNGCCPDCKVPGDDCPLVWGQCSHCFHMHCILKWLNSQQVQQQCPMCRQEWKFKEGETT; from the exons ATGAAGGTGAAGATAAAGCAGTGGCATGGTGTAGCCTCATGGCTCTGGGTGGCCAATGATGAAAACTGTGGCATCTGCAGAGCTCCGTTCAACGGCTGCTGTCCTGACT GTAAAGTCCCTGGAGACGACTGCCCGCTGGTGTGGGGTCAGTGCTCACACTGCTTCCACATGCACTGCATCCTGAAGTGGCTGAACTCGCAGCAGGTGCAGCAGCAGTGCCCCATGTGCCGGCAGGAGTGGAAGTTTAAAGA gGGAGAGACAACATGA
- the anapc11 gene encoding anaphase-promoting complex subunit 11 isoform X1: MKVKIKQWHGVASWLWVANDENCGICRAPFNGCCPDCKVPGDDCPLVWGQCSHCFHMHCILKWLNSQQVQQQCPMCRQEWKFKE; encoded by the exons ATGAAGGTGAAGATAAAGCAGTGGCATGGTGTAGCCTCATGGCTCTGGGTGGCCAATGATGAAAACTGTGGCATCTGCAGAGCTCCGTTCAACGGCTGCTGTCCTGACT GTAAAGTCCCTGGAGACGACTGCCCGCTGGTGTGGGGTCAGTGCTCACACTGCTTCCACATGCACTGCATCCTGAAGTGGCTGAACTCGCAGCAGGTGCAGCAGCAGTGCCCCATGTGCCGGCAGGAGTGGAAGTTTAAAGAGTGA